A genomic segment from Haloplanus salinus encodes:
- a CDS encoding PKD domain-containing protein, translating into MTRTAVRLLAVSLVSLIGLAMLATGGGFVGTAAADAPTCNGDSSDFAGGTGSSGSPYQITNVEELQCVGDSAHLDEHFQLQNDIGASETSSWNGGSGFDPIGDSGTPFTGTFDGNGHTITDLTIDRGSTNYVGLFGLTEGSTVEKVGLVDASVTGNDNTGGLVGQNDKNAIVRESFVSGTVSGNKKVGGLVGRNSYTSSSAATVEDSYSLADVTGENDVGGVVGFEVVLPDIPKTVKRTYATGDIEAASGTFVGGIAGANEGAVRDSYWDKGTTNQNRAIGARFGASSNLNGYDSGGSAPAPEMQGSSATSKMGALDFASTWETVENSEGDTTGDGYPILQSVDRQAQLEAQNANAYAGGDGTASNPYEILNWHQLDNVRQNPDKEFVLTADLDSNTAGYSSVASSTANSNNGFDPIGDSGGLFTGTFDGDGHTISDLYIDRGSNVGLFGVVSGGTVENVGVENVDINGSKYVGGLVGRNNAAVTKSYATGDVNGTKFVGGLVGENLDDVTGSYATGNVNATRNVGGLVGENEGNVTESYATGDVKGDEDYGGGLAGLNYGNVTKSYATGDVDGDTVGGLVGFNNGGSDSNGYVDKAYATGDISGTQDAGGLVGFNPGGTVEDAYWNVNTTGQSSSAGSPDSNGLSTAEMQRFAPQVTMDGFSFESPETWLLTGGYPALAWEPVTELTVDSVEATSPTVAKDKSGTITVTTKESGSDTGEGVTIEVVNNDSLNGFSTGDTKVTDAKGKVEFTFDEPTDGSYTPEFAWADDTTVSAEPTVTVQNAPEVTAIDRSSGESNPTNADSVEFVVRFSEGVSGVDTGDFTATGVSGDASGDVSQVTSVAVNAVTVTVGSISGDGDIRLDLDDDDGITNGNGVPLGGDGTSGTADGSYASGETFTVDNTDPGFSAGTSNSVSVDEESTASDFLDVDAGDDGPPGTEVSAYTLSSAASSDASVFSIDSSTGKLSLDSALDHESPADDDGNNDYELTVTATDDVGNTNTQTVTVGVTDVDEPPTAPDDSSQSTDEDTTVSVADGDSADLLVLASDPDAGDTLSLDTVDGSSFSDGNPVTLDSGATVTVESDGGWTYDPNGQYESLASGDSTTDTFTYTVADSDDDTAQGTVTVSITGVNDDPTDISLTSTSVDQSDGTDAVVGSLSATDVDDSSHTFSLVGGTGDADNDEFNIGGGDLRADDAGSLTEGDYDVRLEADDGSGGTYQKAVTVSVTDGIAPTIASSTPADDATGVSEGDDITITFSEDIAFGSGSVTLREDDGGFGDREAFDVSSDTGSGDGTVSISGRTLTITPTSNFASDTEYAVRIDAGALTDTASSPNDFGGISDDTTLSFTTTDSTPPTASAGPDTTIDEGQSVSFDGTGSMDNVGIVSYDWDFDDDGTTATGQTTSHTFDSPGTYTVELTVTDAAGNTDTDTVEVTVESASSDGGSSSGSSGSTDTGGDQSTADDSSIGTETVVSGTQSSEASVSFTVNASDDDGPITLDLSETDADGTDGEDESGGNDDSEGEGENTVSVDSLSITPTESGSREFDISVREWDADIDTSERATESDDTGTDTTDVSDPQGATDGDRAHTDPRTFLIETGLSPLGYVEVTHTNPDSDIDSVTFRFRIRKDALNESDVDPSGVALYRNGTDGWTRLPTDEVGENSTHYVFEGTSPGLSLFTIASAQPAFEVMRASSRSETLTASEAVTVNATVRNLGGAAGTYTAELRANGTVVATSDVDLASNSSRTVSLSFTPSDPGEYTLTVGTVSAGAVSVQSDETPAESTSADQTLTEPTPAEQETTQQTTVATDNSSQTASANGTRETTTDASGPGFGVLVLIGAFLIVIVFFRRRS; encoded by the coding sequence GTGACTCGCACGGCCGTCAGACTGCTCGCAGTGTCTCTCGTCAGTCTAATCGGGCTGGCGATGCTGGCGACGGGCGGTGGGTTCGTCGGGACGGCGGCGGCGGACGCACCGACCTGCAACGGTGACAGCTCTGACTTCGCCGGTGGCACCGGCTCGTCGGGCAGTCCCTACCAAATTACGAACGTCGAGGAGTTACAGTGTGTTGGTGATAGCGCTCACCTCGACGAACACTTCCAGCTGCAGAACGACATCGGCGCCAGCGAGACGAGTTCGTGGAACGGCGGGAGCGGCTTCGACCCCATCGGTGACTCGGGCACTCCGTTCACGGGCACGTTCGACGGCAACGGTCACACGATTACGGACCTGACTATCGATCGTGGGAGTACGAATTACGTCGGACTGTTTGGGCTCACGGAAGGGAGTACCGTAGAGAAGGTCGGACTCGTCGACGCCAGTGTCACTGGAAACGATAACACCGGCGGACTTGTGGGCCAGAATGATAAAAACGCAATAGTGCGTGAATCGTTCGTCTCCGGCACTGTCTCGGGTAATAAAAAAGTCGGTGGGCTGGTCGGGCGGAACTCTTATACCAGTAGTTCGGCGGCGACTGTCGAGGACTCGTATTCGCTTGCGGATGTGACCGGAGAGAATGACGTCGGTGGCGTGGTCGGTTTTGAAGTAGTCCTCCCAGATATTCCGAAAACGGTGAAGCGAACCTACGCGACAGGTGATATCGAAGCCGCCAGCGGGACATTCGTCGGCGGCATTGCCGGGGCCAACGAGGGAGCTGTCAGAGACTCGTACTGGGACAAGGGGACGACGAACCAGAACAGAGCTATCGGGGCTCGCTTTGGTGCTTCCAGCAACCTGAACGGCTACGACTCCGGCGGCTCCGCCCCTGCCCCGGAGATGCAGGGTTCGAGCGCCACCTCGAAGATGGGCGCGCTCGACTTTGCCAGTACGTGGGAGACAGTCGAGAACTCCGAGGGCGACACCACCGGGGACGGCTACCCGATTCTCCAGTCCGTCGACCGCCAGGCCCAACTGGAAGCCCAGAACGCCAACGCCTACGCTGGCGGTGACGGCACGGCCTCAAACCCCTACGAAATCTTGAACTGGCACCAACTCGACAACGTCCGCCAGAACCCCGACAAGGAGTTCGTCCTGACCGCGGACCTCGACTCGAACACCGCCGGCTACAGTTCGGTTGCCAGTTCGACGGCCAACAGCAACAACGGCTTCGACCCCATCGGTGACTCGGGCGGCCTGTTCACCGGCACGTTCGACGGCGACGGCCACACGATTTCGGACCTCTACATCGACCGTGGGAGTAACGTCGGGTTGTTCGGGGTCGTGTCCGGTGGGACAGTGGAGAATGTCGGCGTTGAGAACGTCGACATCAACGGCTCCAAGTACGTGGGCGGCCTCGTCGGGAGGAACAACGCTGCTGTCACCAAGTCGTACGCGACCGGCGATGTCAACGGCACGAAGTTCGTGGGCGGACTCGTCGGAGAGAACCTTGACGATGTCACCGGGTCGTATGCGACCGGCAATGTCAACGCCACCAGAAACGTGGGCGGCCTCGTTGGGGAGAACGAAGGCAATGTCACCGAGTCGTATGCGACCGGCGATGTCAAAGGCGACGAAGACTACGGGGGCGGCCTCGCCGGGCTAAACTACGGCAATGTCACCAAATCATACGCGACCGGTGATGTTGACGGCGACACCGTGGGCGGACTGGTCGGGTTTAATAATGGGGGCAGCGATTCTAACGGCTATGTCGACAAGGCATACGCGACCGGCGACATCAGCGGCACTCAGGACGCAGGCGGCCTCGTCGGGTTCAATCCCGGCGGGACGGTCGAGGATGCCTATTGGAACGTGAATACGACCGGGCAATCGTCCTCGGCCGGCAGTCCCGACTCGAACGGCCTCTCGACCGCCGAGATGCAACGCTTCGCGCCGCAGGTCACCATGGATGGCTTCTCCTTCGAGAGCCCCGAGACGTGGCTCCTCACGGGCGGCTACCCCGCGCTGGCTTGGGAGCCAGTCACCGAACTCACCGTCGACTCCGTCGAGGCCACCAGCCCGACCGTCGCCAAGGACAAATCGGGAACCATCACGGTGACCACCAAGGAGAGTGGTTCCGACACCGGCGAGGGCGTCACCATCGAAGTCGTCAACAACGACAGCCTCAACGGCTTCTCGACGGGCGACACGAAGGTCACCGACGCCAAAGGCAAGGTCGAGTTCACCTTCGACGAACCGACAGACGGCAGCTACACCCCCGAGTTCGCGTGGGCCGATGATACGACCGTCTCGGCGGAGCCGACCGTCACCGTCCAGAACGCGCCCGAAGTCACCGCTATCGACCGGTCGAGTGGCGAATCGAACCCCACCAACGCCGACAGCGTCGAGTTCGTCGTGCGCTTCTCCGAGGGCGTCAGCGGCGTCGACACGGGCGATTTCACCGCGACGGGGGTCAGCGGTGACGCGAGCGGAGATGTGTCGCAGGTCACCAGTGTGGCTGTGAACGCGGTCACGGTCACGGTCGGTTCGATTTCGGGCGACGGTGACATCCGGCTCGATCTGGACGACGACGACGGCATCACCAACGGCAACGGCGTGCCGCTGGGCGGTGACGGCACCAGCGGGACTGCCGACGGCAGTTACGCCAGCGGCGAGACGTTCACCGTCGACAACACCGACCCCGGATTCAGTGCTGGCACCAGCAACAGCGTGTCGGTCGACGAGGAAAGCACAGCGAGCGATTTCCTCGACGTGGATGCCGGTGACGACGGTCCACCGGGCACGGAAGTCTCGGCGTACACGCTGTCCAGTGCTGCCAGCAGTGATGCCAGTGTTTTCAGCATCGACAGCAGCACTGGGAAGCTATCCCTCGATAGCGCACTGGACCACGAGAGTCCCGCAGACGACGACGGCAACAACGACTACGAACTCACCGTCACCGCGACCGACGACGTTGGCAACACGAACACCCAGACCGTTACTGTCGGCGTGACCGACGTGGACGAGCCACCGACCGCACCCGACGACAGTTCACAGAGCACCGACGAGGACACCACCGTCTCGGTCGCCGACGGCGACAGCGCCGACCTGCTGGTGCTGGCGAGCGACCCCGACGCCGGCGACACGCTGTCGCTCGACACCGTCGACGGAAGCAGTTTCAGCGACGGAAATCCCGTCACGCTCGACTCCGGTGCGACCGTCACGGTCGAGAGCGACGGAGGTTGGACCTACGACCCGAACGGCCAGTACGAGTCACTCGCAAGCGGCGATTCCACGACGGATACGTTCACCTACACGGTCGCGGACAGCGACGACGACACCGCGCAGGGAACGGTCACTGTCAGCATCACTGGCGTCAACGACGACCCCACGGACATCAGCCTGACCAGCACTAGCGTCGACCAGTCCGATGGCACCGACGCGGTAGTCGGGAGTCTCTCGGCCACGGACGTCGACGACAGCAGCCACACGTTCTCGCTGGTCGGCGGGACCGGGGACGCCGACAACGACGAGTTCAACATTGGCGGCGGCGACCTGCGCGCGGACGACGCCGGGTCGCTCACCGAGGGTGACTACGACGTTCGCCTCGAAGCCGACGACGGCAGCGGGGGAACATACCAGAAAGCAGTCACCGTCAGCGTCACCGACGGCATCGCACCGACCATCGCGTCGAGCACGCCGGCTGACGACGCAACTGGCGTCAGCGAGGGCGACGACATCACGATCACGTTCAGTGAGGACATCGCCTTCGGGTCTGGGAGTGTCACACTCCGAGAGGACGACGGCGGCTTCGGTGACCGGGAGGCCTTCGACGTGAGCAGCGACACTGGCAGCGGTGACGGAACGGTCTCGATTTCCGGACGCACGCTGACGATCACTCCCACGAGCAACTTCGCGTCAGACACGGAATACGCCGTCCGGATTGATGCAGGTGCACTCACTGACACCGCCTCGTCTCCGAACGACTTCGGCGGCATCAGCGACGACACCACCCTGAGCTTCACGACTACTGACTCGACACCGCCGACCGCAAGCGCTGGGCCGGACACGACCATCGACGAAGGACAGTCAGTGAGTTTCGATGGGACTGGCTCGATGGACAACGTCGGCATCGTCAGCTACGACTGGGACTTTGACGACGACGGGACGACCGCGACCGGGCAGACGACGAGTCACACCTTCGACAGCCCAGGTACCTACACCGTCGAGCTGACCGTCACAGACGCCGCAGGCAATACCGACACGGACACTGTCGAAGTCACCGTTGAATCGGCTAGCAGCGATGGTGGCAGTAGTAGTGGGAGTAGCGGCTCCACCGACACTGGCGGCGATCAGTCTACTGCCGACGATTCCAGCATTGGGACCGAGACCGTCGTCAGCGGCACCCAGTCTAGCGAGGCTAGCGTCTCGTTCACCGTTAATGCTTCCGACGATGACGGCCCAATCACGCTCGACCTCAGCGAGACCGACGCCGACGGGACCGATGGCGAGGACGAGAGTGGCGGGAACGACGACAGCGAAGGCGAGGGTGAGAATACAGTCTCCGTCGACAGTCTGTCGATCACCCCGACAGAGAGCGGATCCCGCGAGTTCGATATCTCGGTGCGCGAGTGGGACGCCGACATCGATACCAGCGAGCGCGCGACAGAGTCCGACGACACTGGGACGGACACAACAGACGTGTCCGATCCGCAGGGAGCAACCGACGGCGACCGCGCCCACACGGATCCACGGACATTTTTGATCGAGACCGGCTTGTCCCCGCTGGGCTACGTCGAAGTGACCCACACCAACCCCGACTCGGACATCGACAGCGTCACGTTCCGCTTCCGAATCCGGAAAGATGCCCTGAACGAGAGCGATGTCGACCCGAGTGGTGTGGCGCTCTATCGCAACGGAACAGACGGGTGGACGCGCCTCCCGACCGACGAAGTCGGTGAGAACTCCACCCACTATGTCTTCGAGGGGACATCGCCCGGGCTGTCGCTGTTCACAATCGCCTCGGCGCAGCCAGCGTTCGAGGTCATGCGTGCCAGCAGCCGGTCGGAGACGCTCACCGCCTCCGAGGCAGTCACTGTCAACGCGACCGTCCGCAACCTCGGCGGTGCGGCTGGGACTTACACGGCCGAGTTACGAGCTAACGGGACAGTCGTCGCCACTAGCGATGTCGACCTCGCTTCGAATTCATCGCGGACTGTATCGCTCTCGTTCACGCCATCGGACCCCGGCGAGTACACGCTGACGGTCGGCACTGTGTCTGCCGGGGCCGTCTCGGTTCAGTCGGACGAGACGCCGGCTGAGTCGACATCAGCAGACCAGACGCTAACCGAGCCAACACCAGCAGAGCAGGAGACCACACAACAGACCACCGTCGCCACAGACAACTCAAGCCAGACAGCAAGTGCCAACGGAACAAGGGAGACGACGACCGACGCAAGTGGCCCTGGATTCGGCGTTCTTGTGCTGATCGGTGCGTTCCTGATCGTGATCGTCTTCTTCCGGCGGCGGTCGTAA
- a CDS encoding transposase — protein sequence MPPTRDSRRAVYRRVAQRPHIDWPAYDSTPLYDRTSLAGLESDIRTVSEMWLDHESHDSVEEFVCALPLAYFRFNAHDRYEGSTRYQMDTLFRVFVLKELHGWAHETALVDYLEDRPELCEQLGFETVPDQSTLWRSWHERFTPDLRETVETAARTILIKAQNAGVAVPREPARKLRYHGNESGESDPNDQTTLEQAEKITDHVSRIVFPAFSLDRGDGCEIHENAYWGLQTYLGLRERLAANEGARSFIYESTRDRTPLGHAHREHIRDLSVDQVREMYRQAITRLLNEVAETEQFFRAGIVAIDITEDDPFTGDRTGREDEIIGTKEKTDEYAYQWATVQLVGNAIPVVLDARPVRKGESRLEIVKDLLDSAEEMVHVDNVLMDREFDSQHVLEMLSQRGLSYVVPKRMQTSEKAQAKRLLQRDQDRYETGRKLHLGKNEWHETTLIYRRKEDSEYDDHRQYSVFMTNCGSGHLTEYGYRWEIESGYKSIKRFMAATTSKNFGLRFFYFAFSCLLYSIWRAVDLLVQVQLTGEYEHSPMVTADNTLTLLKKETGIG from the coding sequence GTGCCACCAACTCGTGACTCTCGACGCGCTGTCTATCGACGAGTTGCACAGCGTCCCCATATCGACTGGCCAGCGTACGATTCGACACCGCTGTACGATCGAACGTCGCTCGCTGGACTGGAATCCGATATCCGGACAGTGTCGGAGATGTGGCTCGACCACGAGAGCCACGACTCGGTCGAGGAGTTCGTCTGTGCACTCCCCCTAGCCTATTTCCGATTCAATGCCCACGACCGGTATGAGGGGTCGACACGCTACCAGATGGACACCCTCTTTCGGGTGTTCGTCCTGAAGGAACTCCACGGATGGGCACACGAAACAGCACTCGTCGACTACCTCGAGGATCGCCCTGAACTCTGCGAGCAACTGGGTTTCGAGACGGTCCCGGACCAGTCGACACTGTGGCGAAGCTGGCACGAGCGGTTCACCCCTGACCTCCGAGAGACTGTCGAGACAGCGGCTCGAACGATTCTCATCAAAGCACAGAATGCAGGTGTCGCGGTTCCGCGTGAGCCGGCACGAAAGCTCCGATACCACGGGAACGAGTCTGGTGAGTCAGACCCGAATGATCAAACTACGTTGGAGCAGGCAGAGAAGATCACCGACCACGTCAGCCGCATCGTGTTCCCGGCGTTTTCGTTGGACCGTGGGGACGGCTGTGAGATACACGAGAACGCCTACTGGGGCTTGCAGACATATTTAGGACTTCGCGAGCGGCTGGCTGCGAACGAAGGGGCTCGCAGTTTCATATATGAATCTACTCGGGATCGGACACCGCTGGGCCACGCCCATCGCGAGCACATCCGCGACCTCTCGGTTGACCAAGTGCGAGAGATGTACCGGCAGGCCATCACTCGGCTCCTGAACGAAGTTGCGGAGACAGAGCAGTTCTTTCGAGCCGGAATCGTCGCGATCGACATCACCGAGGACGACCCCTTTACCGGTGACCGCACCGGCCGCGAGGACGAGATCATTGGCACGAAAGAGAAGACCGACGAGTACGCCTACCAGTGGGCCACCGTCCAGTTAGTCGGGAACGCCATTCCGGTTGTACTGGACGCACGGCCAGTTCGAAAGGGGGAGTCACGCTTGGAAATCGTCAAGGACCTCTTGGATTCTGCTGAAGAGATGGTACACGTTGATAACGTGCTGATGGATCGGGAGTTCGACAGTCAGCACGTCCTGGAGATGCTCAGCCAGCGTGGCCTGTCGTATGTCGTTCCCAAGCGGATGCAGACCAGCGAGAAGGCTCAGGCGAAGCGGCTGCTTCAGCGCGACCAAGACCGATACGAGACCGGCCGAAAGCTCCACCTCGGGAAGAACGAATGGCACGAGACCACGCTGATCTACCGCCGGAAAGAAGACTCCGAGTACGACGACCATCGGCAGTACTCGGTGTTTATGACGAATTGCGGGAGCGGGCATCTCACGGAGTACGGTTACCGGTGGGAAATCGAGAGCGGATACAAGTCGATCAAACGCTTCATGGCTGCTACCACGTCGAAGAATTTCGGGCTTCGATTCTTCTACTTCGCGTTCTCGTGTCTGCTGTACTCGATCTGGCGAGCCGTCGATTTGCTGGTGCAGGTCCAGTTGACTGGTGAGTACGAGCACTCGCCGATGGTGACGGCAGATAACACACTGACGCTGCTGAAGAAGGAAACTGGAATCGGGTAG
- a CDS encoding tyrosine-type recombinase/integrase, with translation MSSSGNGEGHTDGQDDRPVEIADVVEDYLTDKGKGAEGKSGTYRRDAKRELDRFLTFLEDERPRSPTTFEELTIRDIRQYARHLATQDWTESTKQNYYAHISAFCGWAVREGYLDENPALKSRAKEPLPEDDGRKTERQQAWSPEQRTALLKYVDEQAHEAIDEVGENRYEAIKACRDRALVYLLCFSGVRGAEVLGDVADARRGRDGLRWSDVSLEDNTITVLGKKGEWSDRAVPPSAIPSLERLRSVLNPSSDDWPVFTTLSYPTLVETFKDELVERDYTRKEAESLHRERVNDGDVSMIELCVEYDVDPPALTTHSARRILQRLTEDADIELDDDKHGYLAPHGARRGAGEVMVREFGYTEAARHLDNSEEVVREHYSHIEASERAQMAETAFQNQRPSQKDVPDQDSDG, from the coding sequence ATGAGTTCTTCTGGCAACGGCGAGGGCCACACGGATGGCCAGGATGATCGGCCGGTCGAGATCGCGGACGTCGTCGAGGATTACCTCACGGACAAGGGGAAAGGAGCGGAAGGAAAGAGCGGGACGTACCGCCGAGATGCCAAACGCGAACTCGACCGCTTTCTCACTTTCCTCGAAGATGAGCGCCCGCGTTCGCCTACGACATTCGAGGAGCTGACTATCCGGGATATCCGCCAATACGCTCGCCATCTCGCGACACAGGATTGGACTGAAAGCACGAAGCAGAACTATTACGCCCACATTTCGGCGTTCTGCGGATGGGCAGTACGCGAGGGATATCTCGACGAGAATCCGGCGTTAAAATCACGGGCGAAAGAGCCACTTCCAGAAGACGACGGACGTAAGACCGAGCGCCAACAGGCGTGGTCACCCGAGCAGCGAACGGCACTCCTGAAGTACGTCGACGAACAGGCACACGAAGCCATCGACGAAGTAGGTGAGAACCGCTACGAGGCGATCAAAGCGTGTCGCGACCGGGCGCTCGTCTATCTCCTGTGCTTCTCGGGCGTCCGCGGCGCGGAAGTCCTAGGCGATGTCGCCGACGCCCGGCGCGGTCGCGACGGTCTCCGGTGGTCGGACGTTTCCCTCGAGGACAACACAATCACCGTCCTCGGGAAGAAGGGTGAATGGAGCGATAGGGCTGTCCCACCGTCTGCGATCCCGTCACTCGAACGCCTCCGGTCAGTACTGAACCCATCGAGTGACGACTGGCCCGTGTTCACGACGCTGTCGTATCCCACCCTTGTCGAGACGTTCAAAGACGAACTCGTTGAGCGGGACTATACGCGCAAAGAGGCTGAAAGTCTGCATCGCGAGCGGGTGAACGATGGGGACGTCTCGATGATCGAACTCTGTGTCGAGTACGATGTCGACCCTCCGGCGTTGACGACCCACAGCGCACGGCGGATTTTGCAGCGACTCACAGAGGACGCAGACATCGAGTTGGATGACGACAAACACGGCTATCTTGCCCCGCACGGCGCTCGTCGGGGAGCTGGCGAGGTGATGGTTCGGGAGTTCGGGTACACGGAGGCTGCACGACACCTAGATAACTCCGAGGAGGTTGTTCGCGAGCACTACTCACATATCGAGGCGAGTGAACGTGCTCAGATGGCTGAGACGGCGTTTCAGAATCAGCGACCTAGCCAGAAAGATGTGCCCGACCAGGACTCCGACGGGTAG
- a CDS encoding ParA family protein: MTDTYPEVLAISFQKGGTGKTFTSLNIAGGLAARGFNVLAIDLDPQGTLTANLGKRDLYKDLDALSLDEILLDPKSWDNVNDLIHTDHEEFDLIPSNQSYNGNKTPLDSADAGENRLGRLLERLEDDYHYVVCDCPPDFSPYAKNAVTAGEKIVVPMEPETEMPHSTDLLFDQYEVLGMMHDLEIQYLAFLMTVNSTKMTNENKRMVEWFNETFDEKGVITDHRAAFARAKKSQQSIYAHPESLRNDEVERYDELLQLILKQTSPPTLGLDVEAAKAMTVEDIRAAAADQEVEA; encoded by the coding sequence ATGACCGACACCTATCCAGAAGTACTCGCCATCTCGTTTCAGAAGGGTGGCACTGGCAAGACATTCACCTCGTTGAACATTGCGGGCGGTCTTGCAGCTCGCGGCTTCAACGTGCTTGCCATCGACCTTGACCCACAGGGCACTCTCACCGCAAACCTTGGGAAGCGAGACCTCTACAAAGACCTGGACGCGCTCTCACTAGATGAAATCCTTTTAGATCCGAAAAGTTGGGATAATGTGAACGACCTCATTCACACCGATCACGAAGAGTTCGATCTTATCCCCAGCAACCAGAGTTATAATGGAAATAAAACACCCCTAGACTCGGCTGATGCCGGCGAGAACCGATTGGGGCGACTCTTAGAACGACTTGAAGACGACTATCACTACGTTGTCTGTGATTGCCCACCGGATTTCTCACCATACGCGAAAAACGCGGTCACGGCCGGCGAGAAGATCGTCGTGCCGATGGAGCCGGAAACGGAGATGCCGCATTCGACAGATCTGTTGTTCGACCAATATGAGGTCCTTGGAATGATGCACGATCTCGAGATTCAGTATCTCGCATTCCTGATGACGGTTAACTCGACGAAGATGACCAACGAGAACAAGCGAATGGTCGAGTGGTTCAATGAAACTTTCGACGAGAAGGGCGTTATCACTGACCATCGAGCGGCGTTCGCGAGGGCCAAAAAGAGCCAGCAGTCAATCTACGCTCACCCAGAATCGCTCCGGAACGACGAAGTCGAACGATACGACGAACTCCTTCAATTGATTCTTAAGCAGACATCACCACCGACGCTCGGATTGGATGTTGAAGCGGCAAAGGCGATGACCGTCGAAGATATTCGCGCTGCGGCGGCCGACCAGGAGGTGGAAGCATGA
- a CDS encoding DUF6884 domain-containing protein — protein sequence MSTRQTKIGILQTDGGGHEGSTRSDLHVRRTALVGCGDAKHDGLLPAREKYRSTYFGLKRDFAETLCARWWILSAKFGLLDPDRVIDDYDVAITDDDVDTAQWVEDVRTALSDVGWPETTEDGRDLVWELYVLAGSDYLEAADQDGNALRVQLPDVTPEYVTIRFPFADLAGIGYQNGWLAACRDSGCVVETANHG from the coding sequence ATGTCAACGAGACAGACAAAGATCGGGATACTCCAGACTGACGGTGGAGGCCACGAGGGTAGTACTCGAAGCGATCTCCACGTTCGCCGAACTGCCCTCGTCGGGTGTGGCGACGCGAAACACGACGGCTTGCTCCCTGCTCGCGAAAAATACCGTTCGACATACTTTGGCCTCAAGCGCGATTTTGCTGAGACACTCTGTGCTCGCTGGTGGATCCTTTCTGCGAAATTCGGACTGCTTGATCCCGACCGCGTCATCGACGATTACGACGTCGCCATCACCGATGACGATGTGGACACCGCTCAGTGGGTCGAGGACGTCCGCACGGCGCTCTCTGATGTGGGGTGGCCCGAGACTACCGAGGACGGTCGAGACCTCGTCTGGGAGCTTTACGTACTCGCTGGGAGTGACTACCTTGAGGCCGCCGACCAGGACGGCAACGCGCTCCGTGTGCAACTTCCCGACGTCACTCCTGAGTACGTGACGATCCGGTTTCCATTCGCCGACCTTGCGGGGATCGGCTACCAGAATGGGTGGCTCGCGGCGTGTCGTGATTCCGGGTGCGTTGTCGAGACTGCAAACCACGGGTGA